DNA from Kitasatospora acidiphila:
ATCGGCACGTTCGGCGATCTGGTCGATCGTGGTCCGCTCGTACCCCTGCTCGGCGAAGAGCTCCAGCGCCGCGGTGTACAGGCGGTCGTGCATGCGGTTCTTGCTCCGCTCCCGCCGGCTGAGTGGGCGCTCGGCTTGGGGTGTCTCGGTCTCGGTCGTCATCGGCTCTGTCCTCTCGTCCCGTCGATGCGCGTCCGGCCCCCCGAAGTCAGACCGAAGTGAGCTGACCGCATGGCTGCGACCGACATCGCCAGGCCCGTCCTAGCCCGGGCCACGAACCTATACTGTGGTTCATTGTTAGATTCTAGTTCACGATTGACACGGCGTCATCATGCTGCGCGCATCTCATTGAACTCGGCGGCGGCGGTTTCCAGTTCGGCGGCGAGGGCGGACAGGCGGTGGTCGCCCAGCAGGCGGCCGGTCGGGATCTCGACTCCGAACTCCTGCTGGAGAGTCCGCCGCAGCTGGACCGCCATCAGCGAGTCCAGGCCCAGTTCGCGCAGCGATCGCCGCAGGTCGACGCGGTCGACGGTGGTGCCGAGCACCGTGGCGACGTGGACGGTCAACCGCTCGGTGACAGTGCGGACCACCTCGGGCCGGGTTGCCCCAGGCCGGACGGCCTTCGGCTGTTGACGCGGCGCCAGCTCGATGACGGCGGCCCGCGCCCGGGGCGCCTCGGCGGGAGCGGCCTGGCGGCCCGCCGTGCGGAACAGCACCATGCCCTGGAAGTCGGCCAGCACCCGTCCGTCGGACGCGGTGAGGACGACATCGCCGCGCGCCGTGTCCTGGTCGCCGTCCGGCTCGAACCGGGTCATGCTCCAGAGCTCCCCGGCGGGCGCCTCGGCCAGCAGGATGCGGTCGAAGGCGACGGGCACGAACGCGGTCGTGGGGTCGCTCGGCCAGGCCGCCAGCATCGCCAGCAGGCCGGCCTCCCACGCTCCGGCGGCCCCGGTGGTTCCGGCCCCCGGCAGGTCCAGCCGGGCCACCGCCTCGCCGTCCCGCCGCCACAGCTGCTGGACGGCCCGCAGCGTCGGGGCGACGGAGTAGCCACGGCCCTCGGCCCGGCGGTAGAACTCGGCGCCGGGCACGTACTCGACGCACCGGGTGAGCGCGATGTCCAGCTCGGCGGTCGACGGCGCGGGCGCCTGCTCGGCAGCCCGCGCCCGGCCCTGAAGGCAGCGCACTCTGGTGCCCGAGCGGTCCGAGAGCGCCTCGACGCGGAAGCCGTACTCGCCCTCCAGCTCGTCCAGTTGAATGGCGAGCGTGGTCTCGGCAGCGTCCGCCAGCAGCGGCAGGCCGTCGCCGAGGCGGACGTCGAGCAGCTCGACGGCACCCTCCCCGACGAGGTCGCGCACCGTCTCGGCGAGCGCCTCGAAGTACACCACCGGCGGCACCAGCGCGGTGCCGCGCGCGATCACACCGCTGCCCAGCGCCGCCACGCCCAACCGGGAGAGGCGGACCCGACGTTCGGCGACCCGGGTCGGCTCGGCGGCCCCCGCGGCCGTCGGCGTGGCCTCCAGGGCGAAGTCCTCGGCGTCCCAGCTGTAGAGCGGCAGCGGCACCCGGGCGGTGGAGTCGCCGTACCAGCGCCGCCAGTCGACCGCGACGCCGAGCGCGAAGGCGCGGCCCAGGGCGCGGACGACCGCCGTCGACTCGCTCTGGCGGCGGACCAGCGTGGTCACCACGGCGGCGTCCAGCCCCGCGGCGCCCTGCACCTCCTCGACCGCCTGGCTGAGCACCGGGTGCGGGCTGACCTCGATGAAGACGGCGCCCCGGGCCTCGGCCAGCTGCCGCACCGACTCGGCGAACCGGACCGGCCGGCGCAGGTTGTCGACCCAGTACCCGGCGTCCAGCGCGGTGCCCTCGACCGGCGCGCAGCGGACGCTGGAGAACAGCTCGCCGTGCGCCGCCGTGGGCTTCAAGTCGGCGAGCCCGGTCGCCAGTTCGTCGCGGATCTCATCCATCACCGGGGAGTGCGAGGCCACGTTGACCTTGACCCTGCGGTTGAGGACCTGCCGCCGCTCCAGCTCGGCGGCGATCTCCTCGATGACCGTCGGGTCGCCCGCCAGCACGGTGGCGGACGGGGAGTTCTCCACCGCCACGCACACCTCGTCGCCGTAGCCGGCGAGCAACTCGTGGGCCTGCTGTGGGGAGAGCTCGGTGGCGAGCATCGCGCCGCGTCCGGCGAGGCGCTGCATCAGGGTGCTGCGGCGGCAGATCACCCGGGCCGCGTCCCGCACCGACAGCGCCCCGGTGACGCAGGCCGCCGCCACCTCGCCCATGCTGTGGCCGATGCTGACGTCCGGGTCGATGCCCAGCGACCGCCAGTGCGCGGCCAGGGCGACCTCCATGGCCCACAGCAGCGGCTGCACCACGTCGACGGCGCTGTCCACGTCCGCGTTCTCGTTCTCGTTCTCGTTCTGCAGCAACTCCAGGATGGACCAGCCGAGTTCGTCGCGGACGGCGGCATCGCAACCCGCCATCGCGGTGCGGAAGGCGGCGGAGGTGCGCAGCAGTTCCACGCCCATGCCGCGCCACTGCGAGCCCTGGCCGGGGAAGACGAAGGCCACCTGGCGGGGGCCGTCGAAGCCCGCGTCGTGGATGCCGCCGTCGGGGGTCGGCGAGCCCTCGGCCACGGCGCGCAGGGTGGCGGCCATGGCGTCGTGGGTGTCGCCCACGGCCCACAGGCGCAGCGGGTGGTGGTCGCGGCCCAGGGTGGCGGAGCGGCAGAGGTCGCGCAGCGTGTGGCCGCGGCCCTCGCCGTCGGCGCCCAGGTGGTTCGCGTAGCGCAGGGCCAGGCGGCGCAGGGCGGCGGGCGTGCGGGCGCTGAGCACCAGCAGCTGCGGGCCCTGGTGGTCGGCCGGCTCGGGG
Protein-coding regions in this window:
- a CDS encoding type I polyketide synthase, giving the protein MNTTDEPIAIIGMGCRFPGAAGVAEFWNLLESNTDAVLPVPADRFDVNAWYDPEPGTPAKLISRHGGFLDEVHGFDAAFFGISPREARTMDPQQRLLLHTVWEAFEDAGIPPASVRGSQTGVFVGQATAEYADAAGDAASADVRTMVGSRLRAVTSGRVSHAFDLRGPSVVLDTACSSALVAVHAARQSLLTGDSDIAIAGGVNVILSPIDAVAYSQGRMLSPDGRCKFGDGSADGFVRSEGVGVIILKRLSDAVADGDRIRALLLGSAVTNDGNGSGLLMQPAVSGQAAMLRNAWRSAGVKPAEVDYVEAHGTGTTVGDGVELSALAEALREEGAPQQPLLVGSVKSNIGHAESAAGIAGLIKTVLMAEHRVIPASLHLNSPHPQLTEPDFPVAVVTRNTPLRPRGERAVLGVSSFGLSGTNAHTVIGEYLPDREPVADTPEPADHQGPQLLVLSARTPAALRRLALRYANHLGADGEGRGHTLRDLCRSATLGRDHHPLRLWAVGDTHDAMAATLRAVAEGSPTPDGGIHDAGFDGPRQVAFVFPGQGSQWRGMGVELLRTSAAFRTAMAGCDAAVRDELGWSILELLQNENENENADVDSAVDVVQPLLWAMEVALAAHWRSLGIDPDVSIGHSMGEVAAACVTGALSVRDAARVICRRSTLMQRLAGRGAMLATELSPQQAHELLAGYGDEVCVAVENSPSATVLAGDPTVIEEIAAELERRQVLNRRVKVNVASHSPVMDEIRDELATGLADLKPTAAHGELFSSVRCAPVEGTALDAGYWVDNLRRPVRFAESVRQLAEARGAVFIEVSPHPVLSQAVEEVQGAAGLDAAVVTTLVRRQSESTAVVRALGRAFALGVAVDWRRWYGDSTARVPLPLYSWDAEDFALEATPTAAGAAEPTRVAERRVRLSRLGVAALGSGVIARGTALVPPVVYFEALAETVRDLVGEGAVELLDVRLGDGLPLLADAAETTLAIQLDELEGEYGFRVEALSDRSGTRVRCLQGRARAAEQAPAPSTAELDIALTRCVEYVPGAEFYRRAEGRGYSVAPTLRAVQQLWRRDGEAVARLDLPGAGTTGAAGAWEAGLLAMLAAWPSDPTTAFVPVAFDRILLAEAPAGELWSMTRFEPDGDQDTARGDVVLTASDGRVLADFQGMVLFRTAGRQAAPAEAPRARAAVIELAPRQQPKAVRPGATRPEVVRTVTERLTVHVATVLGTTVDRVDLRRSLRELGLDSLMAVQLRRTLQQEFGVEIPTGRLLGDHRLSALAAELETAAAEFNEMRAA